Proteins found in one Clostridium kluyveri DSM 555 genomic segment:
- a CDS encoding AMP-binding protein, with protein MTFTDYVFEEFKDSDKIAVIDKNKISYREIYGGVNYVTYLLQENGCSKENSVLVISDNSVFFIKTYFGIIKNGSICVPVNPTISENDMRYIMDILKIKIVFCQKKYRNKVDKIVCRDTMVYSEESIWASKDETNLSGFINEKEDTALIMFTSGSTSKPKGVMLTHYNLMYNTNSIIEYLKLTKNDRVEVVLPFYYCYGTSLLNTHFRCGGSLVINNRFMFPETVIEDIKKYNCTGFAGVPSTYQILLRMTSIKTAKLPSLRYVTQAGGRLPEVFISELCEALEGTDVYIMYGQTEATARLSYLPPEQIKNKLGSIGCGIPRTELVVLNREGNPTSVGEVGEIAARGGNIMKGYFNDQEETKKVLKNGLLYTGDLAFRDEDGYIFVVSREKNIIKCAGNRISPKEIENTICSIKEVVECAVIGVEDDILGEAIKAFVVLKDKNSSIDDKYIIDYCSSVLPRYKLPKYVQFLSQLPKNSSGKVLFAKLKDM; from the coding sequence ATGACTTTTACTGATTATGTTTTTGAAGAGTTTAAAGATTCAGATAAAATAGCAGTAATAGATAAAAATAAAATAAGTTATAGGGAAATTTATGGGGGCGTAAATTATGTAACTTATTTATTACAGGAAAATGGATGTTCAAAAGAAAATAGTGTACTTGTTATTTCAGACAATTCTGTTTTTTTTATAAAAACTTATTTTGGAATAATCAAAAATGGGAGTATATGTGTCCCTGTAAACCCCACCATATCTGAAAACGATATGAGGTATATTATGGATATTTTAAAAATAAAAATAGTATTTTGCCAGAAAAAATATAGAAATAAAGTAGATAAGATAGTCTGTAGGGACACCATGGTATATAGTGAGGAAAGTATTTGGGCAAGTAAAGATGAAACTAATTTAAGCGGCTTTATAAATGAAAAAGAAGATACGGCACTTATTATGTTTACATCAGGCTCTACTTCAAAACCAAAGGGGGTAATGCTTACTCATTATAATCTCATGTACAATACCAATTCCATAATAGAGTATTTGAAATTGACTAAAAATGACAGAGTGGAAGTGGTACTTCCTTTTTACTATTGCTATGGAACATCTCTTTTGAACACACATTTTAGATGTGGTGGAAGCCTTGTAATAAATAATAGATTTATGTTTCCTGAAACAGTTATAGAAGATATAAAAAAATATAATTGCACTGGTTTTGCGGGAGTGCCAAGTACCTATCAGATATTACTTAGAATGACCAGTATTAAGACAGCCAAGCTACCTTCACTAAGGTATGTAACCCAGGCAGGCGGCAGGCTTCCAGAAGTATTCATATCGGAACTATGTGAAGCACTTGAAGGAACTGACGTATATATTATGTATGGACAAACTGAGGCTACAGCTAGATTGTCATATCTGCCTCCAGAGCAGATTAAAAATAAATTGGGCTCCATAGGATGTGGTATTCCGAGAACAGAGCTTGTGGTATTAAATAGAGAAGGAAATCCTACCTCTGTGGGAGAGGTGGGAGAAATAGCTGCAAGAGGCGGAAATATAATGAAGGGATATTTTAATGACCAGGAAGAAACCAAAAAGGTGCTGAAAAATGGTCTTTTGTACACGGGAGATTTAGCTTTTAGGGATGAAGATGGATATATATTTGTGGTTTCCAGAGAAAAAAATATAATAAAGTGTGCAGGAAATAGAATAAGTCCTAAGGAGATTGAAAATACTATATGCAGCATAAAAGAGGTGGTTGAATGTGCTGTTATAGGAGTAGAGGATGATATTCTAGGGGAGGCTATAAAGGCTTTTGTGGTTTTAAAAGATAAAAATTCTTCTATAGATGACAAGTATATAATTGACTATTGTTCTTCAGTATTACCAAGATATAAGTTGCCTAAATATGTTCAGTTTTTATCACAGCTTCCCAAAAATTCTTCGGGAAAAGTATTATTTGCAAAATTGAAAGACATGTAA
- a CDS encoding G1 family glutamic endopeptidase, which produces MFKKFQILLLSVLLLLGSSSVIAKERPHNIVNNKYVLSNYCFPGPNLIHPIQDYQSENNETTVDLPDNTEKSSNWAGYIVTPASKSDSYTSISGSWTVPSISSNNENAVAAQWIGLGGVDSSDLLQMGTMEQLENGQPVAVVFWEQLPDVAQNTMTIPINSTINVNIYNSSGSTWNLTFTATTPSGEIKTETISTTLDSSYAEGIGTSAEWISEDPSDVYGKLVPLANTDVVKYESAKVNGNSLSDSSNTIRPVAMESSSGNIVIYPSSLGSDGESFTTTTAVSNSNLNNGPSIDPNFRRRFNNTPPRQRHIDNLSSQFHSEESITLLIYYNTNKRLD; this is translated from the coding sequence ATGTTTAAAAAATTTCAAATTTTATTATTATCAGTATTGTTGCTCTTAGGAAGCAGTTCTGTTATTGCAAAAGAACGGCCTCATAATATTGTTAATAATAAATATGTTTTATCAAACTACTGTTTTCCAGGACCAAATTTAATCCATCCAATTCAAGATTATCAATCTGAAAATAATGAAACTACAGTAGATCTTCCCGATAATACGGAGAAATCCAGCAATTGGGCAGGATATATAGTTACACCTGCGTCAAAAAGTGATAGTTATACCAGTATTTCTGGAAGCTGGACAGTTCCCAGTATTTCTTCAAATAATGAAAATGCGGTGGCTGCACAATGGATTGGCTTAGGTGGAGTGGATTCTTCAGATTTACTTCAAATGGGAACTATGGAACAACTAGAAAATGGACAACCTGTTGCAGTAGTATTCTGGGAGCAATTACCTGATGTTGCCCAAAATACAATGACCATACCAATTAACTCTACTATTAATGTAAATATATATAATTCATCAGGTTCTACATGGAATCTGACGTTTACAGCCACTACACCTAGTGGTGAAATAAAAACTGAAACCATATCTACCACATTAGATTCCTCTTATGCTGAAGGAATTGGTACATCTGCAGAGTGGATAAGTGAAGATCCATCAGATGTATATGGTAAGCTTGTACCTCTTGCAAATACCGATGTAGTAAAGTATGAATCTGCCAAAGTTAATGGCAATTCTTTAAGTGACTCTAGTAATACAATTCGTCCTGTTGCAATGGAGTCAAGCAGTGGAAATATTGTAATTTATCCTTCTTCACTGGGATCAGATGGCGAGTCCTTTACCACAACTACAGCAGTTTCTAATAGTAACTTAAATAATGGACCAAGTATTGACCCTAACTTTAGACGTAGATTTAATAATACTCCACCAAGGCAAAGGCATATAGATAATCTCAGCAGCCAATTCCATTCAGAAGAGTCCATAACATTACTAATTTATTACAATACAAATAAGAGGTTAGATTAA
- a CDS encoding GyrI-like domain-containing protein, with protein MFQGFQNTEFEIREIPADTWVVFTPIGSMPHAIQNIWSRIFEEWFPPVGFEHADASELEVYPSRELSSQDYKCEVGIPVVKK; from the coding sequence ATTTTTCAAGGATTTCAGAATACTGAATTTGAAATAAGGGAAATTCCAGCTGATACTTGGGTGGTATTCACACCGATAGGCTCTATGCCACATGCAATACAGAATATATGGTCAAGAATTTTTGAAGAGTGGTTTCCGCCAGTGGGATTTGAGCATGCAGATGCATCTGAGCTTGAAGTGTATCCTTCTAGAGAACTATCATCACAGGATTACAAATGTGAAGTAGGGATACCCGTAGTAAAAAAATAA
- a CDS encoding acyl carrier protein: MEKIDKFNKIICDTLNIKDTADIKDELGPDEIEAWDSLAHVELVTGLSEEFGVDFDVVDISRMYTIGDVKKMLKKYGVEI; encoded by the coding sequence ATGGAAAAAATAGATAAATTCAATAAGATAATTTGTGATACGTTAAATATAAAAGATACAGCGGATATCAAAGATGAATTAGGCCCAGATGAAATAGAGGCATGGGATTCTCTGGCTCATGTAGAGTTGGTTACAGGACTATCAGAAGAATTTGGAGTGGATTTTGATGTAGTGGATATATCCAGAATGTACACTATTGGAGATGTAAAGAAGATGTTAAAAAAATATGGGGTAGAAATATGA
- a CDS encoding cupin domain-containing protein produces MYNNYNMYPCYYYGNTQDYTSDIMYDTYNMYPCPYFISTIPSDFWRGYNEPYIPYDDQIEYDSRLDPSSPSKDKVSIELRDYGPQPFVVDINKVTRENNTFRTALWTGSHLQVTLMSINVGEDIGLEIHPDVDQFIRVEKGQGLVKMGNSKHNLDFQTKVYDDFAIMVPAGTWHNIVNTGNTPLKVYSIYAPPEHPRGTVHVTKEEAEAAEGNKVSK; encoded by the coding sequence ATGTATAATAATTATAATATGTATCCCTGTTATTACTATGGAAATACACAAGACTATACTTCAGATATTATGTATGATACTTATAATATGTATCCCTGCCCCTACTTTATAAGTACAATTCCTTCGGATTTTTGGAGGGGATATAATGAGCCCTACATTCCTTATGATGACCAAATTGAATATGATTCAAGACTAGATCCTTCGTCCCCATCAAAAGATAAGGTCTCAATTGAATTGAGAGATTACGGACCACAGCCCTTTGTAGTTGATATTAATAAAGTTACCAGAGAAAATAATACTTTTCGTACTGCTTTATGGACAGGATCTCATCTTCAAGTTACTTTGATGAGCATAAATGTAGGAGAGGATATAGGTTTGGAAATTCATCCGGATGTTGATCAATTCATCCGTGTTGAAAAAGGGCAAGGACTTGTTAAAATGGGAAACAGCAAACACAATTTAGATTTTCAAACAAAGGTTTATGATGACTTTGCAATTATGGTACCTGCCGGCACATGGCATAATATTGTAAATACAGGTAATACACCTCTTAAAGTTTATTCTATTTACGCACCACCTGAACATCCGCGCGGCACAGTTCATGTTACTAAGGAGGAGGCAGAAGCCGCCGAGGGAAATAAAGTATCAAAATAG
- a CDS encoding PH domain-containing protein, whose amino-acid sequence MKKLNKIERNHILRLFYDFINMIKNFIFFAIISIGVLITKIGLIKSILISAILIIVIILYQFLAWRKNFFIVKTNSIYHEEGIFSIKKIEIPLDRINTIDISQKLLERIFKVATIKIDTGDTNKDSELKFTLDKDKTETLKNILLKNQNITTNTPEEDNQLYYILSSKHLLIYSLISNSLFKGLGLLLVAQQFLDDYFKAFININTSDYINKLQKDKIYNNIKIILFFVIALILISLCLSIIYNFFKYYNFKMWADEKNIYINYGALNKKNYSFYKEKVKGIHIKQTILMQCFKFFTLEIESIGYGDEEGEKSILYPICNASLKNHILKNIFEEFQYTGQINKPPKNTYFRFLYKKFILWAVTAAICFFIKPKFALLSFIFLLFLFIMGHLEFKNTAFGMDKNIIYMCCHGFNKTQSLLKINAVQSMTLSYSYFQYNKGLCNYSIILHSSSFGKTFQVKNLKNNLSRGIF is encoded by the coding sequence GTGAAAAAATTGAATAAAATAGAAAGAAACCATATTTTAAGACTATTTTATGATTTTATAAATATGATTAAAAATTTTATATTCTTTGCAATCATATCAATAGGAGTTTTGATAACTAAAATAGGACTTATAAAATCTATCTTAATATCAGCTATTTTAATTATAGTTATTATTTTATACCAATTTCTGGCCTGGAGAAAAAATTTCTTCATAGTAAAAACAAACTCAATATATCATGAAGAAGGAATTTTTAGCATAAAAAAAATTGAAATACCATTAGATAGAATTAATACAATAGATATTTCTCAAAAACTTTTAGAAAGAATTTTCAAAGTAGCTACTATTAAAATTGATACAGGAGATACAAATAAAGATAGTGAATTAAAATTTACTTTAGATAAGGATAAAACAGAAACCCTTAAAAATATTCTGCTTAAAAATCAAAATATTACTACAAACACCCCTGAAGAAGATAATCAGCTTTATTATATCCTAAGTTCAAAACACTTACTTATATATTCACTTATTTCAAATTCATTATTTAAGGGACTTGGACTATTATTGGTTGCACAACAGTTTCTTGATGATTATTTTAAAGCATTTATTAACATAAATACTTCAGATTACATAAATAAATTACAAAAAGACAAAATTTATAATAATATAAAGATTATATTATTTTTTGTGATTGCCTTGATACTTATTAGCCTTTGTTTGTCTATTATATATAATTTCTTTAAATACTATAATTTTAAAATGTGGGCAGATGAAAAAAATATTTATATAAATTATGGAGCTTTAAATAAAAAAAATTATAGCTTTTACAAAGAAAAGGTAAAAGGTATACATATAAAACAAACTATTTTAATGCAATGCTTTAAATTTTTCACTCTGGAAATTGAAAGTATAGGCTATGGAGATGAAGAAGGAGAAAAATCCATATTATACCCAATATGCAATGCTTCTCTTAAAAATCACATTCTTAAAAATATATTTGAAGAATTTCAATATACAGGGCAAATAAATAAACCTCCTAAAAATACATACTTTAGATTTTTATATAAAAAATTTATACTCTGGGCTGTTACAGCAGCCATCTGCTTTTTTATAAAACCCAAATTTGCATTACTGAGTTTCATATTTTTATTATTCCTATTTATCATGGGACACCTGGAATTTAAAAACACTGCCTTTGGGATGGATAAAAATATAATCTATATGTGCTGCCATGGCTTTAACAAAACACAATCTCTGTTAAAAATAAATGCAGTACAATCCATGACTCTGTCCTACAGCTACTTTCAATACAATAAAGGACTTTGTAACTATAGTATTATCTTACACAGTTCCTCTTTCGGTAAAACATTTCAGGTAAAAAATTTAAAAAATAATCTTTCAAGGGGAATTTTTTAA
- a CDS encoding PH domain-containing protein codes for MNIQNELKTYEKIHKNAIKTWIISKTITSIIIIAIYILVMQLFLIPKFGHIPLVKYITYILALIIISISIADTFVGSFLEYKQWKYAIFEDKVELIKGIIIREKTIIPMSRIQNLKIKQGPIQRIYKITSVNIITAGGHHEIPALPVEKAEKITKNLNLLIEAGEKIE; via the coding sequence ATGAATATTCAAAATGAGCTTAAAACCTATGAAAAAATTCATAAAAATGCCATAAAGACATGGATAATTTCAAAAACTATAACAAGTATCATAATTATTGCTATTTATATCTTAGTAATGCAGCTATTTCTCATCCCCAAATTTGGACACATCCCTTTAGTTAAATATATAACTTATATATTGGCATTAATTATAATATCTATCTCCATAGCAGACACATTTGTAGGATCTTTTTTAGAGTACAAGCAGTGGAAATATGCCATATTTGAAGATAAAGTTGAATTAATAAAGGGTATTATCATAAGAGAAAAGACAATAATCCCCATGTCAAGAATACAAAATTTAAAAATAAAACAGGGACCTATTCAAAGAATCTATAAAATAACTTCTGTAAATATAATAACTGCCGGAGGCCACCATGAAATACCTGCCCTGCCTGTGGAAAAAGCAGAAAAAATCACTAAAAATCTTAATTTACTTATAGAAGCAGGTGAAAAAATTGAATAA
- a CDS encoding Rpn family recombination-promoting nuclease/putative transposase: MTKKHDFDAAWKTILEAFEVEIVELLFPELFYEIAWEFGTESLDKELNEIQKEIFDKENSEKIISDKIIKAKLKYGGSKILFIHVEVQSYISGYEVFGERMFRYFYRIWDRFRYKYNDKSEIIAAAIYTYKGERGKDKRYVYKLPELEEDTLVYNFRTVDVEKIELESISDENPLKIVFKIGKKLLNTGAADEEIYNAKMELAKELKNYDKVKNNEQIKALVDFLEYLFLIENLELEGKYEEFKKLQGGVFSMSVDEIRKIHYTQKGREEGRKEGREEARLRDVERVLKLVNKKFNCSNRTFSERIKKASSNELNLIIENILDIEKLEDIEGYLS; the protein is encoded by the coding sequence TTGACAAAAAAACATGATTTTGATGCAGCATGGAAAACAATATTGGAAGCTTTCGAAGTAGAAATAGTAGAATTACTTTTTCCAGAGCTTTTTTATGAAATAGCATGGGAATTTGGAACGGAGTCATTGGATAAAGAGTTAAATGAAATACAAAAAGAGATATTTGACAAGGAGAACAGTGAAAAAATAATTTCAGATAAAATTATAAAAGCTAAACTAAAATACGGGGGAAGTAAAATACTATTCATACATGTAGAAGTACAAAGCTATATCAGTGGGTATGAGGTTTTTGGAGAGAGAATGTTCAGGTATTTTTATAGGATATGGGATAGGTTTAGATATAAGTATAATGATAAATCAGAAATAATAGCAGCAGCAATTTATACCTATAAAGGAGAAAGAGGAAAAGATAAAAGATACGTATATAAATTACCGGAACTTGAGGAGGATACACTGGTATATAATTTCAGAACTGTGGATGTTGAAAAAATAGAACTGGAAAGTATAAGTGATGAAAATCCATTGAAAATAGTATTTAAAATAGGTAAAAAATTATTAAATACAGGTGCAGCAGATGAAGAAATATATAATGCAAAAATGGAATTGGCAAAAGAACTTAAAAATTATGATAAAGTAAAAAACAATGAACAGATAAAGGCATTAGTAGATTTTCTGGAATATTTATTTTTAATTGAAAACTTAGAGCTGGAAGGTAAATATGAGGAATTTAAAAAATTACAGGGAGGTGTATTTAGTATGTCTGTTGATGAAATAAGGAAAATACACTATACACAAAAAGGGAGAGAGGAAGGAAGAAAAGAAGGGAGAGAAGAAGCTAGATTAAGGGATGTAGAAAGGGTTCTGAAGCTGGTCAATAAGAAATTTAATTGTTCAAATAGAACTTTTAGTGAAAGGATAAAAAAAGCAAGTAGTAATGAACTAAATTTGATTATTGAAAATATTTTAGATATAGAAAAATTAGAAGATATAGAGGGATATTTGTCATGA